The window CCACATTGTGAGAGCATCTCTAGCAGGGGTACTAAACACAGCCCCTAAAGAAATTTTGAGAGGTAAGACAAAAAAATTTAGATCCAACAAAGCCCCTACTAAAGGCCCTAAAATAGGAAGGCCTCCAAATTATCCCCTCAAGCCCCCAGGCCTACGGGCCTTCTCCCTGGCCCCTATTCCACGCGCGGGAGAGAAATCCCACAGCCGCCGAGCCGCgcgctctttttttttcgcgcGAAAACTTCTGCTAGCGCCGCCGCTAAATCCTCTCTTCCGCATGCGCACCGCCTGGATCAGCGCCGTCCTCTCCAACTGGCCAACTCCTTCCTCGCCGCACTCCTCCCTGGCGGATCATCTCCCTGGCCGGCAACCTCCTCCCTGGCGGCCTCCTGCCCTACCGGCCACCTCCCTgcccggcggcctcctccctggCGCCCTCCCTCTCGGCTGCCAGCCCGCCCGACGCCCTCCTCCCCGGCAGACCACCTCCACGTCCTGCGCCCTTCTCCCCGTCCGACAATAGTCgaaggtattttttttctttttccaattgaTTTATGGATGCAATTAGATAAGACTTGTTCTTTGGTGAGATTTAGCTTGCCAGGGCGATAAAATGGATGTGTGTATTTAGAAATCTATGGTTGGAGCAAGTATTTTAATCTGTTCACTTGTTCAGAGATAAGCATGCAAAAATTTATGTTCTTTTCAGATATTAGTAGGGGAAATTAATTGGTGAGAAAGAATCTGGTGGTGATCACTTTGTTGTATTTTAGTGATCTAAAAAAAATCGATAATACCACAACTCAGTAGGCAGGGGGAATGATAAATTGGGTCGAGCTAATATGGTTTTGGGCAAAGCTCCTTCCCTTTCTATTACTGAAAAAATGAATAGTTCTTAATGCACTCTGTAAATAAATAGTTCTTCCGTGCACTGAAATATCTAGACTACTTACATTGCACCTGTTCTGCAACAGTGCATATGCATGACTTTAAGACACTGTGCCACCTGAAATCTTGTGATCGTATTCTAGTTATATGCAGGTTCTTCGAGCAGGCTGttacaaaaagagaaaaaaaaaagctgctcTGGGTGCTAtatggttttctttttaattcAATTTTGTAGAGCTCTACCATAATCTGTTCTAAATTCTAATGATTGGAAAAATTTGCTACCATTATGCATTCTACCAACATATATTAGCTAGTATCTGCCATTTTTCCTGAGATTGATTAGAGAAGTTGTTAATTTATCTACTTATTGCAGTGACTAGATTGTGATGGCAAGTGAATGTGATTCCTTTGTGCGCACGATGTCCGAAGAGACCCATGTTGAGGCATATTCCTTGCCAATGCAAAATGAAGACCTTCATACTTCAACAAATGGTGCAAAAGGAAGAGCCAAAAGATCAAGCAACTTTAATCGTAAGGAGGACATTCAACTATGCATTTCATGGCAAAGCATTAGCTCGGATCCTATTATTGGCAATGAGCAACCAGGGAAGGCATATTGGCAAAGGATTGCAGAGCACTACCATGCTAACCGTGATTTTGAGTCTGATAGGAATACATTCTCTCTTGAGCACCGTTGGGGTAACATTCAGAAGGAAGTAAGCAAGTTTCAGGGCTGCTACGAACAAATTGAGCGTCGACATCCAAGTGGCATACCACATCAAGAGCTTGTAAGTTAAATTTTTTATTCATTATTATTAATAACAATCTTGTATGTATGTGAACTAGCACTTGAATTTTGCTATAGGTTCTTGAAGCCGAGGCATTGTACTCATCCAATGCACCAAAGAATAGGGCATTTCAGTTTAATCATTGTTGGCTCAAGTTGAGGAATTCTCCAAAGTTTCAAACTCTAAAATCCCACAAGAGGCCAAGGTCTAGGAAGTCTTCGACCCCAATTGAGAGtgctggtgaagaagatgaagaaggtgATGATGCTAGGAAGAGTACAACTCCTGATTTATCACAGCCAAGTGCTAAAAAGAGACCAATGGGTAGGAAGGAAGCAAAGGAGAAGTTGAAGAATGGAGGAGAAGATGGACCATACAAGGAGGCGATGAAAGATTTGCTTGACGCCAAAGAGAAAGAAGCTAAAGTGAAAGAAGAGAGATGGAAGGAAACTAAGGAGATTCAAGAGCACAAGCTCTTATTTGCTGAGCGTAAGTTAGTGTGGGATCAAGAACAGAAGATCATGTTTTGTGATGTTTCCACCTTGGAACCAGATGTGAGAACATATGTGTTGGCTATGAGGGCACAAATTGCAGCTTCAAAGGTGGCTGCCCTCAATGGTGGATTTGATGGTAGTAGTGGCTTTGGAGGTGAGTTTGGTGGTGGTAATTGAGAAGTTTGAGCACTTCGATGGAATAAGTTGGATCATATTGGATGATCCACATGTCCTTTGCTAGTAGGATATGTCATTTCCACGATTGGTTCTTGGAGTCCTTTTGTGTTAATTTTTGCAATTATCTAAGTGTCATTTGCTAGTAGGATATatattacttttagatttgttatttttatgatCGAACCATTCATTCTTTCTTGTAGGAtgtgttatttttaaattatataatgCATCTccgcaaaataaaaataatgcaTCACTGGGTTCACATAGCATATTGTGGTGATATGGAGACAGACAATGACATGTTGGTGAGCAATTTTTGTTTTCATTGGTGAATTATAAATCTTGGTTGCGTGTTGTTGTATATGGCATTGTGCCTACACCATATTTAcatgtttgaaaattttgattttcgaTTTGAATTGTGGTGTTTGAAATTGTAAATTTAACTATGGTTAAATTATGCGCGttagaaatatttatgtttAATTATTGTGGTGTTAAACATAGTGTAAAAAGGGATTGCATgctaaaataaaagagaaacaatAGTAGGGGCTAAGAAATAGGGGCTATTGCTAGAGTTGGAGGTATTTTTTGGGTCCTTGGGAGATGGGGGCAGCCCTCATTTAACTTTTAGGGGCTTTAAAATAAGGCCTAttgctggagatgctctaatGTTATGAATATAGAACTAACCATCTACGACTCCCTGTT of the Oryza sativa Japonica Group chromosome 2, ASM3414082v1 genome contains:
- the LOC107279991 gene encoding glutathione S-transferase T3; translated protein: MSEETHVEAYSLPMQNEDLHTSTNGAKGRAKRSSNFNRKEDIQLCISWQSISSDPIIGNEQPGKAYWQRIAEHYHANRDFESDRNTFSLEHRWGNIQKEVSKFQGCYEQIERRHPSGIPHQELVLEAEALYSSNAPKNRAFQFNHCWLKLRNSPKFQTLKSHKRPRSRKSSTPIESAGEEDEEGDDARKSTTPDLSQPSAKKRPMGRKEAKEKLKNGGEDGPYKEAMKDLLDAKEKEAKVKEERWKETKEIQEHKLLFAERKLVWDQEQKIMFCDVSTLEPDVRTYVLAMRAQIAASKVAALNGGFDGSSGFGGEFGGGN